The proteins below are encoded in one region of Brachyspira hampsonii:
- the hemW gene encoding radical SAM family heme chaperone HemW: MSGLYIHIPFCTYKCSYCNFYSIVNMNDREIYRKYAEALISELKLRIQNYKSYIETIYFGGGTPSVFDSDLLKYLLDNILNIVYNHNRDYIGSKNTDLIKEITIESNINDINLEYIKFLEQIQNIRLSLGIQTFNEKSLAIINRHTDKKDIINAIKLINKSSLENISLDFICGLPLNSETQIKDDILFSYDLLPKVKHFSLYYLELTDSLHKKWKDLLPNDEESVIYYKKASDTLEGLGFKRYEVSNYSLPDYNSIHNSNYWLLKDYIGIGVSAAGCYNNNRYCNVKILRDYFNFIDNSNLPIKENEYLDIDTRKKEFIFLSLRTVKGINIDKYNNYFNEKFYYKYYNIINNNTQYFNVHNNYLSIKKHYFDYVDEISILLL; encoded by the coding sequence ATGTCAGGGCTTTATATACATATCCCTTTTTGTACATATAAATGCAGCTACTGCAATTTTTATTCTATTGTTAATATGAATGACAGAGAAATATATAGAAAATATGCAGAAGCATTAATATCAGAGTTAAAATTAAGAATACAAAATTATAAATCATATATAGAAACCATATATTTCGGAGGAGGCACTCCTTCTGTATTTGATTCTGATTTATTAAAATATTTGTTAGATAATATATTAAATATTGTATATAATCATAATAGAGATTATATAGGTTCAAAAAATACAGATTTAATCAAAGAAATAACTATTGAATCAAATATAAATGATATAAACTTAGAATATATAAAATTTTTAGAGCAAATACAAAATATAAGGCTTTCTCTTGGTATCCAAACATTTAATGAAAAAAGTTTAGCTATTATAAATAGGCATACAGATAAAAAAGATATTATAAATGCCATTAAATTAATAAATAAATCTTCTTTAGAAAATATATCTCTTGATTTTATATGCGGACTTCCTTTAAACTCAGAAACACAAATAAAAGATGATATATTATTTTCTTATGATTTGCTTCCTAAAGTTAAGCATTTTTCTCTTTATTATTTAGAGCTTACAGATTCATTGCATAAAAAATGGAAAGATTTACTTCCTAATGATGAAGAATCTGTCATTTATTATAAAAAAGCATCTGATACATTGGAAGGACTTGGATTTAAAAGGTATGAGGTTTCAAATTATTCGCTTCCTGATTATAATTCTATTCATAATAGTAATTATTGGCTTTTAAAAGATTATATAGGTATAGGAGTATCTGCTGCAGGATGTTATAATAATAATAGATACTGCAATGTGAAAATCCTTAGAGATTATTTTAATTTTATTGATAATAGTAATCTCCCTATAAAAGAAAATGAATACTTAGATATAGATACTAGAAAAAAAGAGTTTATATTCCTTTCACTAAGAACAGTAAAAGGAATAAATATTGATAAGTATAATAATTACTTTAATGAAAAATTTTATTATAAGTATTACAACATTATAAATAATAATACTCAATATTTTAATGTACATAATAATTATTTATCTATAAAGAAGCACTATTTTGATTATGTTGATGAGATTAGTATATTGTTACTTTGA
- the glyS gene encoding glycine--tRNA ligase subunit beta: MKDLLIEILVEEIPADFAYPASMSFKKIIENTLKNNGINFSSVNSYTTPRRLAILAENIEEKSKDEVIEFRGPLFESAFKDGNPTKAGEGFLKSHNIDANSVKNIDENESFDKPYIKEVNGKKYIFVKKEKKGIETKKLFEEKLESIVSSIDFKKKMRWGNKDFAFVRPIRNVIALFGNEIIKTSVAGIETNNKITGHRLLSPEFKEINNPKDYEKILLEKHVVVSREKRLENIINQLENIEKELGFEAVSKKKVSEIVVDLTEEPYLLTAEFDSKFLEVPKEVLTSEMIEHQKYFPLCKKDGSLTNVFVITANQPKTPQIIAGNIRVLTARLSDGRFLYQEDIRKGMDEMNERLEMLMFRKELGSVADKVKRLEKNSELLITLLGYEKDKENILKAIKYMKSDLVSNMVYNFPELQGIMGGYFAKAMNLNDDAALAINEQYRPLFASDEIPSNDTGKAIAILDKMDNIAAGFYVGDIPTGSQDPNALRRQALGIINILIKSKKHVNLKKLIEQSINSMPKDARNNKSEDLVKDIFEFFKSRFENDIDFSKDSVAGVLSTGIDDMYDAYLKIEAIDEFRKKNDALFSNLLLVFKRIKNMIKSAKDVNLDESLLKEEAEKSLYNTYKEKLNEVNKLMENRDYEKTFALLASLYEPLDKFFKDIMVNVDDEKIKNNRIALLSSVDKIFKNMLDFSSLVK; this comes from the coding sequence GTGAAAGATTTACTCATTGAAATATTGGTTGAGGAGATACCTGCAGATTTTGCATATCCTGCAAGTATGAGTTTTAAAAAAATAATAGAAAATACATTAAAAAACAATGGTATTAATTTCAGTTCTGTTAACTCATACACTACCCCAAGAAGATTAGCAATTTTAGCAGAAAACATAGAAGAAAAATCAAAAGATGAAGTTATAGAATTTAGAGGACCTTTATTTGAAAGTGCTTTTAAAGACGGTAATCCTACAAAAGCAGGAGAAGGTTTTTTGAAATCTCACAACATTGATGCTAATTCAGTAAAAAATATTGATGAAAATGAATCATTTGATAAACCATATATAAAAGAAGTAAATGGAAAAAAATATATTTTTGTAAAAAAAGAAAAAAAAGGTATAGAAACTAAAAAACTATTTGAAGAAAAACTAGAAAGTATTGTTTCAAGTATAGATTTTAAAAAGAAAATGAGATGGGGAAACAAAGACTTTGCTTTTGTTCGTCCTATAAGAAATGTAATAGCATTATTCGGAAATGAAATTATTAAAACTTCAGTTGCTGGAATAGAAACTAATAATAAAATAACAGGACATAGACTTCTTTCACCGGAATTTAAAGAAATTAATAACCCTAAAGACTATGAAAAAATATTATTAGAAAAACATGTTGTAGTTTCAAGAGAAAAAAGATTAGAAAATATTATAAATCAATTAGAAAATATAGAAAAAGAGCTTGGTTTTGAGGCAGTTTCTAAGAAAAAAGTATCTGAAATAGTTGTGGATTTGACAGAGGAGCCGTACTTACTTACAGCTGAATTTGACTCTAAATTTTTGGAAGTTCCTAAAGAAGTATTAACAAGCGAAATGATAGAACATCAGAAATACTTCCCATTATGTAAAAAAGACGGTTCTTTAACTAATGTATTTGTAATAACAGCTAATCAGCCTAAAACTCCTCAGATAATAGCTGGAAATATAAGAGTTTTAACAGCAAGACTTTCAGACGGAAGATTCTTATACCAAGAGGATATAAGAAAAGGTATGGACGAAATGAATGAAAGACTTGAAATGCTTATGTTCAGAAAAGAGCTTGGAAGTGTTGCTGATAAAGTAAAAAGACTCGAGAAAAACTCTGAGCTTTTAATAACACTTTTAGGATATGAAAAAGATAAAGAAAATATACTTAAAGCTATTAAATATATGAAATCAGATTTAGTAAGCAATATGGTTTATAACTTCCCAGAGCTTCAGGGTATAATGGGCGGATATTTTGCAAAAGCTATGAATCTTAATGACGATGCTGCTTTAGCTATCAATGAACAGTACAGACCTTTATTTGCTTCCGATGAAATACCTTCAAATGACACAGGTAAGGCTATAGCTATACTTGACAAAATGGATAATATAGCAGCTGGATTTTATGTAGGAGATATACCAACAGGTTCTCAAGACCCTAATGCTTTAAGAAGACAGGCTTTAGGTATTATTAATATACTTATAAAATCTAAAAAGCATGTTAATCTTAAAAAATTAATAGAACAGTCAATTAATTCTATGCCTAAAGATGCAAGAAATAATAAAAGCGAAGATTTAGTAAAAGATATATTTGAGTTCTTTAAATCCCGTTTTGAAAATGATATTGATTTTTCTAAAGATTCCGTTGCAGGCGTTCTTTCTACAGGAATAGACGATATGTATGACGCTTACTTAAAAATAGAAGCCATTGATGAATTTAGAAAGAAAAATGATGCACTATTCTCAAATCTTTTATTAGTATTTAAAAGAATTAAAAACATGATTAAATCTGCTAAAGATGTGAACTTAGATGAATCATTATTAAAAGAGGAAGCAGAAAAATCTCTATACAATACATATAAAGAAAAATTGAATGAAGTTAATAAACTTATGGAAAATAGAGATTATGAAAAAACATTTGCTTTATTGGCAAGCCTTTATGAACCATTAGACAAATTCTTCAAAGATATTATGGTGAATGTAGATGATGAAAAAATAAAAAATAATCGTATAGCTTTGCTTTCTTCAGTAGATAAAATTTTTAAAAATATGCTTGATTTCTCTAGTTTGGTAAAATAA
- a CDS encoding sigma-70 family RNA polymerase sigma factor yields the protein MSESRLRTNTEEQNNISLYFADAKKEKLLTREEEIELTKRLKEGDAEARSKLIRSNLRFVITIAKQYKNSGLLLEDLISEGNMGLIIAADRFDPDKGYHFISYAVYWIRQSILRAINEKSRLIRLPLNKAMDLVDLERTVHQYYYKSGYTPDVNELAAILNKDPNDILHIMSMSTEHISLEGEYNYDGMKDRLIDTIEDKTSTNVEETAINKELMEELKVAIESLSDIEKQIINARYGIDQERKTLKEVGEMFSFTKERIRQIEKKALRKMHSQKYSSLKDFLK from the coding sequence ATGTCAGAAAGCAGGTTAAGAACTAATACGGAAGAACAGAATAATATATCATTATATTTTGCAGATGCTAAAAAAGAAAAACTTTTAACTAGAGAAGAGGAGATAGAACTCACTAAAAGATTAAAAGAAGGAGATGCTGAAGCAAGATCAAAGCTAATTAGAAGCAATCTCAGATTTGTTATTACAATAGCAAAACAGTATAAAAACAGCGGACTTCTGCTTGAAGATTTGATAAGCGAAGGCAATATGGGACTTATAATAGCAGCTGACAGATTTGATCCGGATAAAGGATATCATTTTATATCTTATGCAGTTTATTGGATAAGGCAAAGTATTTTAAGGGCTATTAATGAGAAATCAAGACTCATAAGGCTTCCTTTAAATAAAGCTATGGATTTAGTGGATTTGGAACGCACTGTACATCAATACTATTATAAAAGCGGATATACTCCTGATGTTAATGAGCTTGCTGCCATATTAAATAAAGATCCTAATGATATACTTCATATTATGTCTATGAGTACAGAACATATTTCACTTGAAGGCGAATATAATTATGATGGTATGAAGGATAGGCTTATTGATACTATAGAGGATAAAACTTCTACAAATGTTGAAGAAACTGCTATAAACAAAGAGCTTATGGAGGAATTAAAAGTTGCTATTGAAAGTTTATCAGATATAGAAAAGCAGATTATTAATGCCAGATATGGAATAGATCAGGAGAGAAAAACTCTTAAAGAAGTGGGGGAGATGTTTTCTTTCACTAAAGAGCGTATAAGACAGATCGAAAAAAAAGCATTGAGAAAAATGCATTCTCAAAAATATAGTTCATTAAAAGATTTCTTAAAATAA
- the thiD gene encoding bifunctional hydroxymethylpyrimidine kinase/phosphomethylpyrimidine kinase, producing MLKALTIAGFDGSGGAGIQADLKTFSALGCYGMCVLTALPVQNTQGVRNCYEIELKAIKEQLECIFDDIIPDAIKIGMLFNSDIIKLVADFLENNAKNIPIVVDPVMVAKSGDRLLLEEAVDSLKKYILPIAAIVTPNIPEAEDLTLKKIKTDDDMIEAADDILDMGAKNVMLKGGHLEGQLSRDLFMNKESKEFLDALRIDTKNTHGTGCTLSAAICSYMAHGKTPLEASKLGKEYLFNALKAAKTDSVGKGHGPVHHFYEAWKHLSI from the coding sequence ATGTTAAAGGCTTTAACAATAGCGGGATTTGATGGTTCCGGAGGTGCGGGTATACAGGCAGATTTGAAAACTTTTTCTGCTTTGGGCTGTTATGGAATGTGTGTACTTACGGCATTACCTGTACAGAATACTCAGGGTGTGAGAAACTGCTATGAAATAGAATTAAAGGCTATAAAAGAACAATTAGAATGCATATTTGATGATATTATACCTGATGCCATAAAGATAGGAATGCTTTTTAATAGTGATATAATAAAGTTAGTTGCTGATTTTTTAGAAAATAATGCTAAAAATATACCTATAGTAGTTGATCCTGTAATGGTAGCTAAAAGCGGAGATAGACTTCTTTTGGAGGAGGCAGTGGATAGTTTGAAAAAATATATACTTCCTATTGCTGCCATTGTAACTCCGAATATACCTGAAGCTGAAGATTTGACTTTAAAAAAAATAAAAACAGATGATGATATGATAGAAGCTGCTGATGATATACTTGATATGGGGGCAAAAAATGTTATGCTTAAAGGCGGACATTTGGAAGGTCAATTATCAAGAGATTTATTTATGAATAAAGAAAGCAAAGAGTTTTTAGATGCTTTAAGAATAGATACAAAAAATACTCATGGTACAGGATGCACTCTTTCTGCAGCAATATGCAGTTATATGGCTCATGGAAAAACTCCTCTTGAGGCTTCAAAATTAGGAAAAGAGTATTTATTTAATGCATTAAAGGCTGCCAAAACTGACAGTGTAGGAAAAGGTCATGGTCCTGTTCATCATTTTTATGAGGCTTGGAAGCATTTAAGTATATAA
- the lpxC gene encoding UDP-3-O-acyl-N-acetylglucosamine deacetylase: protein MQTVTTKQNILIIDDEEDILTTCQNILEDEGYGVDIAKNYKEAEDIFNSKKINLVFLDVWLPDVDGLDILSNIKEKYPNTIVIMMSGHAGVETAVRATKMGAYDFLEKPISISKLLSSCEDVFKESINKAEASVNEENCSNKHCSNVGYKVKQRTIAKSIVVSGFALMEGRKTALTLVPAEVNTGIVFIDINTNTHIKLSHNNILSKDKSGAVNSTALVSGNRYIKTTEHFLAALHMMGITNLIVKCDGEVPNVDGSALVFCDALKEAGFVEQDDYIEPIVIDTTLTYGNVNDNETYIILSPYEGLEVSLRIDFAGSIGVQEYTYKFENFDQFTEEIGRARSFNTIDNIDYAQKMGMAGSGMIGSHILLCDGKVINTKLHFDNEFVRHKILDIIGDLYILGRPIRGKVVANKSSHSFNHSVVHDLANRYL, encoded by the coding sequence ATGCAGACAGTAACAACTAAACAAAATATATTAATAATAGATGATGAAGAGGATATACTGACTACTTGTCAGAATATTTTAGAAGATGAGGGCTATGGAGTAGATATAGCCAAAAATTATAAAGAAGCAGAGGACATATTTAATAGTAAGAAGATAAATTTAGTATTTTTAGATGTATGGCTTCCGGATGTAGATGGGCTAGACATACTTTCTAATATAAAGGAAAAATATCCTAATACTATTGTAATAATGATGAGCGGACATGCTGGTGTTGAAACCGCTGTGAGAGCTACTAAAATGGGAGCTTATGACTTTTTAGAAAAGCCTATTAGCATATCTAAGCTGCTTTCAAGCTGTGAAGATGTATTCAAAGAGAGTATAAATAAAGCGGAAGCCTCAGTAAATGAGGAAAATTGCTCTAACAAACATTGCAGTAATGTAGGATATAAGGTTAAACAGAGAACCATAGCTAAAAGTATTGTTGTAAGCGGTTTTGCCTTAATGGAAGGAAGAAAAACTGCATTAACTTTGGTTCCTGCAGAAGTTAATACAGGTATAGTTTTTATTGATATTAATACAAATACTCATATAAAATTATCGCATAATAATATACTTTCTAAAGATAAGTCCGGAGCGGTTAATTCTACAGCATTAGTATCAGGAAACAGATATATAAAGACTACAGAGCATTTCTTGGCGGCACTTCATATGATGGGTATTACTAATTTAATAGTAAAATGTGATGGAGAAGTACCCAATGTAGATGGTTCTGCTTTAGTATTTTGCGATGCTTTAAAAGAGGCTGGTTTTGTGGAGCAGGACGATTATATAGAGCCTATAGTTATAGATACTACCTTAACTTATGGAAATGTTAATGATAATGAAACTTATATAATACTTTCTCCTTATGAAGGACTTGAAGTAAGTCTTCGTATAGATTTTGCAGGTTCTATAGGAGTACAGGAATATACATATAAATTTGAGAATTTTGATCAGTTTACCGAGGAGATTGGAAGAGCAAGATCATTTAATACTATAGATAATATTGATTATGCCCAAAAAATGGGAATGGCTGGAAGCGGTATGATAGGAAGCCATATACTTCTTTGCGATGGGAAAGTAATAAATACCAAACTTCATTTCGATAATGAGTTTGTAAGACATAAAATTTTGGATATAATTGGAGATTTATATATTTTAGGCAGACCTATAAGAGGCAAAGTTGTTGCTAATAAGTCTTCTCACTCTTTCAATCATTCCGTTGTACATGATCTTGCAAATAGATATTTATGA
- a CDS encoding Trp family transcriptional regulator — MELLAHILATENNEEFIKKLLTELFTKDEQDMIQQRLRIVTLLRKKMPQYEIAKHLNASLCSITRGAKELKKDDSALAIIVDKYLINDKNFQESLNKSK, encoded by the coding sequence ATGGAACTTTTAGCACATATTCTAGCAACTGAAAATAATGAAGAATTTATTAAGAAACTTCTAACAGAACTCTTCACAAAAGATGAACAAGATATGATACAGCAAAGATTGAGGATAGTAACATTATTAAGAAAGAAAATGCCGCAATATGAAATTGCCAAACATTTAAATGCAAGTCTTTGTTCGATAACAAGAGGAGCAAAGGAATTAAAAAAAGATGACAGTGCTTTAGCAATAATAGTAGATAAATATCTTATAAATGATAAAAACTTTCAAGAATCATTAAACAAATCAAAGTAA
- a CDS encoding ankyrin repeat domain-containing protein: MKKANKNTKKISTKENNKNNIFIIFFIIFIFLTVFVYIFYNKKINSIANINEVDSSGLTIVMKALLNENNQLSINDIKKLIRDNRKNIDYKIRDSESKTLLMYAVYNGDTEIIKDIAEYGNQLNEIDNNGRTALHWAVYYNKYDAVVALIELGAKDFIKDNYSLTPIDIAQYEGYEDIYKYLSNL; the protein is encoded by the coding sequence ATGAAAAAAGCTAATAAAAATACTAAAAAGATTTCTACCAAAGAAAACAATAAAAATAATATATTTATTATTTTTTTTATTATATTTATTTTTCTTACTGTATTTGTATACATTTTTTATAATAAAAAAATTAATTCCATTGCAAATATAAATGAAGTTGATTCCTCAGGACTTACAATAGTTATGAAGGCATTACTTAATGAAAATAATCAATTAAGCATCAATGATATAAAAAAACTTATAAGAGATAATAGAAAAAATATAGATTATAAAATCAGAGACAGTGAAAGTAAGACTTTATTAATGTATGCGGTATATAACGGAGATACGGAAATAATAAAGGATATAGCTGAATACGGCAATCAATTAAATGAAATAGACAACAATGGAAGAACTGCATTGCATTGGGCGGTTTATTATAATAAATACGATGCTGTTGTTGCTTTAATAGAGCTTGGTGCTAAAGATTTCATAAAGGATAATTATTCTCTTACTCCTATAGATATAGCACAGTATGAGGGGTATGAGGATATATATAAATATTTATCAAATTTATAA